One Mucilaginibacter ginkgonis genomic region harbors:
- a CDS encoding L-dopachrome tautomerase-related protein, translated as MLKRHILILALTATNVIAKAQLVEVKSFGHNQPIGVAVAPDNNRLFVSFPHHQPFEFALAEIVDGKKYAYPNEEWNEYKPGEPKNHFMNVQALYADEKNCLWILDSAPKGSVQLTSESNNSVGYFKLIKIDLKSDQIIAVYTFDDLPKDKSALNDVTIDNLRGMAYLSDPGLKALVVLDLVSRKSRVVLKDDKSMLVTPGYTLRIDGVDVADSTGNAFVSNVNGIALTRDYNWLYYRAINQTKLYRLPVQLLADARYNDYELSQHIETVAETGVSHGMVADYKGNIFLSNSEQHSIQYVSPDKKVHTLVTDPQIIWPDSFAVGADGYLYFTCSQINRLPKYNFGKDKTDYPYLLFKVKLPK; from the coding sequence ATGTTGAAGAGACACATTTTAATTCTGGCCCTTACAGCCACAAATGTCATAGCTAAGGCACAGCTGGTAGAAGTAAAATCGTTTGGGCATAACCAGCCTATCGGTGTTGCGGTTGCCCCTGACAACAACCGTTTATTTGTTTCTTTTCCGCATCATCAGCCGTTTGAGTTTGCCCTGGCAGAGATCGTCGACGGTAAAAAATATGCTTACCCTAACGAAGAATGGAACGAGTATAAACCCGGCGAACCAAAAAATCATTTCATGAATGTACAGGCCTTATACGCGGATGAAAAGAACTGCTTGTGGATACTTGATTCGGCACCGAAAGGATCTGTGCAATTAACCAGTGAGAGCAACAACAGCGTGGGTTATTTTAAGCTGATAAAAATTGATCTGAAAAGCGACCAGATCATCGCGGTTTACACCTTTGATGATCTGCCAAAAGATAAAAGCGCATTAAATGATGTGACCATAGACAATCTTCGCGGTATGGCCTATTTATCCGATCCGGGATTAAAAGCATTGGTGGTGCTTGATCTGGTTAGCCGTAAATCGCGCGTGGTGTTAAAGGATGATAAGAGCATGCTGGTTACACCGGGTTATACTTTGAGAATAGATGGGGTAGACGTGGCTGACAGTACCGGCAATGCTTTCGTGTCCAATGTAAATGGTATCGCTTTAACGCGGGATTATAACTGGTTGTATTATAGGGCTATAAATCAAACCAAATTGTACAGGCTGCCCGTGCAGTTATTGGCAGACGCAAGGTACAATGACTATGAACTATCCCAGCACATCGAAACTGTAGCTGAAACGGGTGTTAGCCACGGCATGGTGGCCGATTATAAAGGCAACATCTTTTTAAGTAATTCAGAACAGCATAGCATACAGTATGTGTCGCCCGATAAGAAAGTACATACGCTGGTTACAGATCCGCAGATCATCTGGCCCGACTCTTTCGCCGTTGGCGCAGATGGTTACCTGTATTTCACGTGTTCTCAGATAAACCGGTTGCCAAAATATAACTTCGGTAAGGACAAGACAGACTATCCTTACCTGCTATTTAAAGTCAAGCTTCCAAAGTAG
- a CDS encoding DUF72 domain-containing protein, whose amino-acid sequence MPVRNKTQYPDAYKDKSRLTYYSSLFSSIEINSSFYKLPLSKTIAKWAAEVEGAFNFTFKLWQNITHNKNLVFDPADIQRFMAAIDNVDEKKGCLLIQFPGSIKSENIYQLDYLLSEVANHNTGWKVAVEFRDSSWYNDDSYGVLEKYKAAMVIHDMGKCPAPVENKSNADFIYLRFHGPGGRYSGSYEDDFLYDYANLIVEWLDDDKAVYCYFNNTMGDAVKNLMTLNSMVKDLR is encoded by the coding sequence TTGCCTGTACGTAACAAAACCCAATACCCCGATGCATATAAAGACAAAAGCCGGTTAACCTATTACAGTTCGTTGTTTAGCAGCATAGAGATCAACAGCTCATTTTATAAACTGCCATTATCTAAAACGATTGCCAAATGGGCTGCAGAAGTTGAAGGCGCGTTTAATTTCACCTTTAAACTTTGGCAAAACATCACCCACAATAAAAACCTGGTTTTTGATCCTGCGGACATTCAACGTTTTATGGCCGCGATCGATAACGTGGACGAAAAGAAAGGGTGCCTCCTTATCCAGTTTCCCGGCAGTATCAAATCAGAAAATATTTACCAACTGGATTACTTGTTGAGCGAGGTCGCTAATCACAACACCGGCTGGAAAGTTGCCGTAGAGTTTCGCGACAGCAGCTGGTATAACGACGACAGCTATGGGGTTTTGGAAAAATACAAGGCGGCAATGGTGATACATGACATGGGAAAATGCCCCGCGCCTGTTGAAAATAAATCGAATGCAGATTTTATCTATCTGCGTTTTCATGGCCCGGGCGGCCGTTACAGCGGCAGCTATGAAGACGACTTTTTATACGACTATGCAAACCTCATAGTCGAGTGGCTCGATGATGACAAAGCCGTTTACTGCTACTTTAACAATACCATGGGCGATGCGGTAAAAAACCTGATGACCCTTAACAGCATGGTAAAAGACCTGCGTTAA
- a CDS encoding BamA/TamA family outer membrane protein, translating to MKKFYPNVLAFLTAISLVAALPDVSFAQTVPQDSLKTDSFAIKKSRRFVPAQDLSKQYDIGDLERNILHPGRKADPNKINSGVSVVPNISANPTIGFQIGIKAVATKRLGDDSKTLLSVAATSASITTKNVIYFYINHNIFTPGNKLNLQGNIVVAKTVSPDYGLGIGRAFQGGSSADKTLLDPDRKVYGLNSTYFNFREKIYKNVTKNLFVGAGVSFDVRKNITGKDTSTNTPMGVYNIRHGFPQDHYSAAGFLFNVEYTTRDNPNRAYKGIFADAGVRINQTWIGSTKNSVQLTTDFRKYFSLSDSHPEEVLAFWNWGSYLLRGDVPYLELPGTARDGAFRSGRGYTNQYFKGTQFNDTELEYRFPITKNKFLSGVTFVNMQTANDEQGTKLFQVFQPGYGAGLRVLFNKATRTNLALDYAFGRFGSKGFFLNLNESF from the coding sequence GTGAAGAAATTTTACCCCAACGTACTTGCATTCTTAACGGCAATTTCCCTTGTTGCCGCTTTACCTGATGTTTCGTTTGCGCAAACGGTGCCGCAAGATTCGCTCAAAACCGATTCGTTCGCTATAAAAAAATCACGCAGGTTTGTGCCGGCTCAAGACTTAAGCAAACAGTATGACATCGGCGATCTTGAGCGCAATATTTTGCACCCCGGCCGCAAGGCCGATCCTAATAAGATCAACTCGGGCGTATCTGTGGTACCAAATATCAGCGCCAACCCTACCATAGGTTTCCAGATAGGTATTAAAGCAGTAGCTACAAAAAGATTAGGCGATGATTCTAAAACGCTGCTTTCTGTAGCGGCTACTTCTGCTTCTATCACCACAAAAAATGTCATTTATTTTTACATTAACCATAACATTTTTACCCCCGGTAACAAGCTTAACCTGCAGGGTAATATCGTTGTGGCTAAAACGGTTTCGCCCGATTATGGCCTTGGTATAGGTCGCGCGTTTCAGGGAGGCAGTAGTGCAGATAAAACACTGTTAGACCCCGACCGTAAGGTTTACGGCCTAAATTCAACCTACTTTAATTTTCGCGAGAAGATATATAAGAACGTAACCAAAAACTTATTTGTGGGCGCGGGTGTGTCTTTCGATGTGAGGAAGAACATTACAGGCAAAGACACTTCTACCAACACGCCGATGGGTGTCTACAATATCCGGCATGGCTTTCCGCAGGATCATTACAGCGCTGCCGGCTTCCTGTTCAACGTGGAATACACCACCCGCGACAACCCCAACCGTGCTTATAAAGGTATTTTTGCCGACGCAGGTGTCCGTATCAACCAAACATGGATAGGCAGTACCAAAAACTCGGTGCAATTGACAACCGACTTTAGGAAATACTTTAGCCTGTCCGATTCGCACCCCGAAGAAGTTTTGGCATTCTGGAACTGGGGCTCATACCTGCTTCGCGGCGATGTACCTTACCTGGAATTACCCGGCACAGCCCGCGATGGCGCGTTCCGCAGCGGCCGGGGTTACACCAACCAATATTTTAAAGGCACCCAATTTAACGATACCGAACTGGAATATCGCTTCCCCATCACCAAAAACAAATTCCTAAGCGGCGTAACCTTTGTAAACATGCAAACCGCAAATGATGAGCAAGGCACCAAACTTTTCCAGGTATTTCAGCCCGGCTATGGCGCGGGACTGCGTGTGTTGTTTAACAAAGCCACCCGCACCAACCTGGCCCTCGACTATGCCTTTGGCCGCTTTGGCAGCAAAGGTTTCTTCCTAAACCTGAACGAGTCTTTTTAA
- a CDS encoding type II toxin-antitoxin system YafQ family toxin → MFEIVTSTKFLKDLKLLKKRSLKDLDILKDLISILAKKGHKGLDKKHKPHKLSGNYKGYWECHVKPDLLLIWDENEKINLLELVRTGSHSDLF, encoded by the coding sequence ATGTTCGAAATTGTCACGTCTACTAAGTTTCTTAAAGATTTAAAATTGCTGAAAAAGCGATCGCTTAAAGATCTGGACATTTTAAAAGACTTAATAAGTATCCTTGCAAAGAAGGGGCATAAAGGCCTCGATAAAAAGCACAAACCTCATAAGCTTAGCGGGAATTACAAAGGTTATTGGGAATGCCATGTGAAGCCGGATCTACTGTTGATTTGGGATGAAAATGAAAAAATCAATTTGCTTGAACTGGTTCGAACCGGTTCACATTCAGACTTATTTTGA
- a CDS encoding catalase — MAAKKPSPKLGTEQAIDKKLAPQPDNDKTTSLAPHTADALGEKMTTNTGLPINDDQNSLKAGERGPSLLEDFIFREKMTHFDHERIPERVVHARGSGAHGVFKLYEPIPELTKAGFLNDAEIETPVFVRFSTVAGSRGSTDLARDVRGFAVRFYTQEGNFDLVGNNMPVFFIQDAIKFPDLVHAVKPEPDNEIPQAASAHDTFWDFISLTPESAHMVMWLMSDRAIPRSYRMMEGFGVHTFRFVNAEGVASFVKFIWKPLLGVHSVAWDEAQNISGKDPDFHRRDLWDAIESGAYPEYELCVQIVPEEDEFKYDFDLLDATKIIPEELVPVQRIGKMTLNRNPDNFFAETEQIAFHLGHVVPGIDFTNDPLLQGRLFSYTDTQLTRLGGPNFQEIPINRPVVPVHNNQRDGFMRQTINKGKTSYNPNSLSGNDPQQVKAAEGGFVSYLERIEARKMRAKSKSFFDHFSQARLFFNSQSEPEKNHLIDALTFELGKVKTVMVRERMLGILAQIDKGLAAQVAFGLGLHIPEALPVNQHVPADGDPADYQSIQVEGSLDRSEPLSMANTVKDSIKSRKIAILAADGVDDASLTTVKEALEAEEAVVEIIAPRLTITTAGGKIIPADHSFLTAASVLFDAVYVPGGTNSVATLEAEANAVHFLNEAFKHCKSIAAHADAMQVIDATYFSKKVQTDEGVIVGDDNAALADQFIAAIKLHRFWEREKPRLIPA, encoded by the coding sequence ATGGCAGCAAAGAAACCATCACCAAAATTGGGTACCGAGCAGGCGATCGACAAGAAGCTTGCCCCGCAGCCGGATAATGATAAAACCACTAGTCTTGCGCCGCATACCGCGGATGCCCTTGGCGAAAAAATGACCACCAATACCGGTTTGCCCATTAATGACGATCAAAACTCGTTAAAGGCAGGCGAACGCGGGCCGTCGCTCCTGGAAGATTTTATCTTCAGGGAAAAGATGACCCACTTTGACCACGAGCGTATCCCAGAAAGGGTAGTGCATGCCCGTGGTTCCGGCGCGCATGGCGTGTTCAAACTATACGAACCTATTCCAGAATTAACTAAGGCGGGTTTCTTGAACGACGCGGAGATAGAGACGCCGGTGTTTGTGCGCTTCTCTACGGTAGCAGGGTCAAGAGGCTCGACAGACCTTGCCAGGGACGTACGCGGTTTTGCCGTTCGTTTCTATACACAAGAAGGCAACTTTGACCTGGTGGGTAACAACATGCCGGTATTTTTTATCCAGGATGCGATTAAATTCCCCGACCTGGTACACGCCGTAAAGCCTGAACCAGATAATGAAATTCCGCAGGCGGCATCGGCCCATGATACGTTTTGGGATTTTATCTCACTAACACCGGAGTCGGCCCACATGGTCATGTGGCTGATGAGCGACCGTGCCATACCACGAAGCTACCGCATGATGGAAGGTTTTGGCGTGCATACTTTCCGCTTTGTAAACGCCGAAGGCGTAGCCAGTTTTGTAAAATTCATTTGGAAACCATTGTTAGGTGTACACTCCGTAGCGTGGGACGAAGCGCAAAATATCTCGGGCAAAGACCCGGACTTCCACCGCCGAGACCTGTGGGATGCTATTGAAAGCGGTGCCTACCCGGAGTATGAACTTTGTGTGCAGATTGTGCCCGAAGAGGATGAGTTTAAGTACGATTTCGACTTATTGGATGCTACTAAGATCATTCCAGAAGAATTGGTACCTGTCCAACGCATTGGCAAGATGACGCTAAACCGTAACCCGGATAATTTCTTTGCGGAGACGGAGCAGATAGCATTCCACCTGGGGCATGTTGTGCCGGGTATAGATTTTACTAACGACCCATTATTGCAAGGCCGTTTGTTCTCTTATACCGATACGCAACTGACCCGGTTGGGCGGTCCGAACTTCCAGGAAATACCTATCAACCGCCCGGTGGTGCCTGTGCATAACAACCAGCGCGATGGCTTTATGCGCCAAACCATTAACAAGGGGAAAACCAGTTATAATCCAAATTCACTGTCCGGCAACGACCCTCAACAGGTTAAGGCGGCAGAAGGCGGCTTTGTAAGTTACCTGGAAAGGATAGAGGCGCGCAAAATGCGGGCAAAGAGCAAAAGCTTTTTCGACCATTTTAGCCAGGCCAGGCTGTTCTTTAACAGCCAGAGCGAACCCGAAAAAAATCACCTGATAGACGCGCTGACCTTTGAGCTGGGCAAAGTAAAAACAGTGATGGTGCGCGAGAGGATGTTGGGCATACTTGCGCAAATAGATAAAGGCCTTGCAGCACAAGTGGCATTCGGCCTTGGTTTACACATTCCAGAAGCGCTGCCTGTAAACCAGCATGTGCCTGCAGACGGTGACCCTGCAGACTACCAGTCGATACAAGTGGAAGGCTCTTTAGACAGATCTGAGCCTTTAAGTATGGCCAATACTGTAAAGGATTCAATTAAAAGCCGGAAGATAGCGATCCTTGCGGCCGATGGGGTAGACGATGCATCACTGACGACAGTTAAGGAAGCCCTTGAGGCAGAAGAAGCAGTGGTAGAGATCATTGCACCAAGGCTGACCATCACAACGGCCGGTGGCAAAATAATACCCGCCGATCACAGCTTCTTAACAGCTGCGTCTGTATTGTTCGACGCCGTGTATGTACCCGGCGGAACAAACTCGGTAGCGACTTTGGAGGCCGAAGCTAATGCGGTGCATTTCCTTAACGAAGCCTTTAAACATTGCAAATCAATTGCCGCGCATGCGGATGCCATGCAGGTTATAGACGCTACCTACTTTAGCAAGAAAGTACAAACCGATGAAGGCGTGATCGTCGGCGATGACAATGCCGCGCTTGCAGATCAATTTATTGCAGCCATTAAATTGCACCGCTTTTGGGAACGCGAAAAACCTCGACTGATCCCGGCGTAA
- a CDS encoding YciE/YciF ferroxidase family protein — protein MKKETGDPKFSTKTSPEQQPALLELFVDSIKDIYWAENHLVTTLPKMIAAATSKALIDGIEKHLEETKIHVTRLENIFNLLEEKVQAQKCDAMEGLAKEGETIVESTEAGTATRDVGIILASQKVEHYEIATYGGLHQLAVTLGLQEVADILAETLAEEKAADEQLTQVAESDINYTAAEEA, from the coding sequence ATGAAAAAAGAAACCGGAGACCCCAAGTTTAGCACCAAAACGTCGCCCGAGCAGCAACCGGCATTGTTAGAGCTATTTGTAGACAGCATTAAGGACATTTACTGGGCAGAGAACCACCTGGTAACCACCTTGCCAAAAATGATCGCCGCAGCTACATCGAAAGCGCTTATCGATGGCATTGAAAAGCATCTCGAAGAAACTAAAATTCATGTAACAAGGTTGGAAAACATTTTTAACCTGTTAGAAGAAAAAGTGCAGGCACAAAAATGCGATGCCATGGAAGGCCTGGCCAAAGAAGGTGAAACCATTGTCGAAAGCACAGAGGCAGGCACCGCTACACGCGATGTAGGCATTATACTGGCTTCTCAAAAAGTAGAGCATTATGAGATAGCCACCTACGGCGGCCTACACCAGCTTGCTGTTACACTTGGCCTGCAGGAAGTTGCCGATATACTTGCCGAAACATTGGCAGAAGAAAAGGCTGCGGACGAACAATTAACTCAGGTTGCCGAAAGCGACATTAACTATACAGCGGCGGAGGAAGCATAA